One Heptranchias perlo isolate sHepPer1 unplaced genomic scaffold, sHepPer1.hap1 HAP1_SCAFFOLD_56, whole genome shotgun sequence DNA segment encodes these proteins:
- the LOC137315681 gene encoding zinc finger protein 551-like: MGFTQSSTLLRHQRIHTGERPFTCAECGKGFAHSADRLRHQRVHTGERPFTCSVCGKGFTCSSSLIEHQLVHSDKRPLKCSDCGKRFKSRNALLRHQRTHTGERPFTCSACGKGFTRSSALLIHQRVHTGERPFTCAECGKGFTQSSALLIHQRVHTGERPFTCSECGKGFTQSSALLIHQRVHTGERPFTCSVCGKGFTCSSSLIEHQPVHTDKRPFKCSDCGKSFKSTNGLLTHQRTHNGERPFTCSECGKGFIKSYNLLIHQRVHTGERPFTCSVCGKGFTQSSNLQSHQRVHMLPQGLDSAVNHIQD, encoded by the coding sequence atgggattcactcagtcatccaccctgctgagacaccagcgaattcacaccggggagaggccgttcacctgcgcagagtgtgggaagggattcgctcattcagCCGACCGGCTGaggcaccagcgagttcacactggggagagaccgttcacctgctccgtgtgtgggaaaggattcacttgttcatccagtctcattgaacaccaacttgttcacagtgataagagacctttaaaatgttctgactgtgggaagaggtttaaaagcaggaatgctctactgagacaccaacgtactcacactggggagaggccgtttacctgctccgcatgtgggaaaggattcactcggtcatccgccctgctgattcaccagcgagttcacactggggagaggccgttcacctgcgcagagtgtgggaagggattcactcagtcatccgccctgctgattcaccagcgagttcacactggggagaggccattcacctgctcagagtgtgggaagggattcactcagtcatccgccctgctgattcaccagcgagttcacacgggggagagaccgttcacctgctctgtgtgtgggaagggattcacttgttcatccagtctcattgaacaccaacctgttcacactgataagagaccttttaaatgttctgactgtgggaagagctttaaaagcacaaacggactgctgacacaccaacgcactcacaatggggagagaccgttcacctgctcagagtgtgggaagggattcattaaGTCATACaacctgctgattcaccagcgagttcacactggggagagaccgttcacctgctctgtttgtgggaagggattcactcagtcatccaacctgcagtcacaccagcgagttcacatgttaccacaggggttggattctgctgttaatcacatccaggactga